The DNA window ATCAGTCACACTTAGGAGTGTAGAGACTTGGCAAATGAAAGAACTAGATGATTTGACATGAGGACTCTTTTTTACCTGCTTGGAAGAAGGCATGCTGTTCTTTGAAGGCCAGAGGATATTTGGTTCCTCTGTTTTGCCCCTCAGTTTCTTTACACAGAATTGATTCCTCAttttatgttgaattaaaaccttgAAGGCTTATGAGCAGACAAGGAATTGAGAAGGGGTTGGCTGGCATACTTGACTTGCTTGACTCTGAAATACTTACATGGTGGAAGTCATCCAGTTTGTTTCTACATCTCGTCTTTCCATAAAAGACCTCCTAATTCTCTTTAGTCCAAGATGTGGCTGTTGGCAATCTATCCTGTTTGAATTTTAGAAAAGCTAACAGCTTCCTGATTCCATGCAGTGGGTTGACCGGCCCTCAAGGGTCTAGTGACCTCAGCTCAAATGAAGATTTCTAGTTGCTGGTGGCAGCCTGACTCTTGTATTTTCAAGACTCCATCAAGTGTATATTCTGTAATGTGTTGTAAGTCTCATGACCATGTCAGCATATTAAAATTGTTCTCCATAAAGCTATAGAATAGTTTCACTTATGAGCTGCCATTGAAGTAGTATTCCTTAATTTCCTGAGTGCTTTAACTATTAAACACATGGGTGTTCTCACTGTTAAGAAGCTCTTGAGCCAAGATGTCCTCCTGATTTGTGGACAAAATGGACAGGTTTGCATAGAAAAGGCACTTGGTGAGCACTGCAGAACTTGCATTCCTGGGGTCTGAGTCTTGGCCTAACACTTAGATTTAGCCCAGGTGCAAAGCATGAGGGGAAGGTGGTCCCTCATTATAGCTCATAAGACATTTGGTCACTGCATTGTACCCATCCCTGGAAGAACACAGAACAACACTAAGCTCTCACAATTATGTGCAGTGTCCAGAAGACAGCAGGCTATTATAGCTCAGTGAACTGTTGAATAGCATTTCAAGGCAAATGGGCAAACGTTACCTAATCTCTCAACCCCAGAGGAATAAGCTTCAGCAAGCTGAGTGGGGCTGTGTGATCTTTGTGAACTCCTTTGGTGCCTACTATTGATGCAACGTAGCCCTgctttaaggaaataaaaaagatgttTGCTCTGAATGGCCATGGTCTAGCACCAGATTCAAGTTAGGAATGACAATAGTTTTCCTTGGCAGTGGTTACTTAAGCTTttacagtaaaaaaagaaagaaagaaagaaagaaggtagatGCAGACCTTGATAATGGTCTTTACAAGGCAAGAAAATCTATTGGACATACAGATGATGTCTTCACATGGTGAAGGAATCCTTTAACTAAGTAGGATGTTCTTCAGTAGAGATGTGGCTTTTCTTCAGAGACTCCGTTTACAATACCATCTCAACTTGAAAGCATTGCCTCTGGCCCTATGTAGCAAAGATTTCAGAGAATTTGGCCTTTCTGTGCAAAAACTGAAAGCTGTGACAGGACGCTTCTACCTACCTCATTATTCCTGCTTTCTTCCCTTGGATGTCCCTTTACCACTGGAACCTGTCCTAAGCACTGTAGAGTTTAATTAGCATCTTCTGGATAATGGAGGTATATTCCATTGTGACAAAAACATGTCTGCAGACATCTAACTGGTGGAGGGGGAAGCGTGGGCCGAGAATTTCTGAGTGAGCTTCTTCTGGAGCCACGCTGTGGTAAAACATGCCGCAGCCCTCCTGTGGAATGCTGGATGGGGTGCTAGGATGTATGATTTTCCTCCATAAATTTAGGAAGGTGGGAACGGAGAATATTCTAGAGAGGATGTGTCAGTTTCTCCAGTGAAGACACTTAGAGCCCCTTGGAATACTTTCTCTAGTTGGGCCTGGGACTTACTTTCCTGTTCTGTTTTCCTTGTCACTGCTAATTCTTGTGGAACTTGTGACTCAGTGTTGTGTTTTCCAGGCTGGGACCCACACAAAATCACCAACTCGGGTCTGAATGCCCATGACAATCATATCCTGGTTTGGGCTCATTTTGCTCATATCTAGATCCTTTAGGCAGATAAGAGACATTGTGCCTTGTTGATGCCTCTTGTCTGAATCAAAGTGACATGAGAAATTTGGCCAAGTCAGGCTCACAAGTCTTCACTCTTACGAATTCATTGTGTTACTACTACATGGTGACAGAGAAGCAAACATCAGGCAACTTGCTTCCGGGAACTGTGTCAGATGTTTGTGGGGGCTTCTTATCCACATAGCTCATCCTGGTTCTGGGGGTCATGCCTTGCTGGAAAGGGCTTAGTTATTATAATAGCTGATATGAtactcctccccactccctcacCTCACCAAGTTACCTGTGGCCTGAATCCCCCTATGGCAGCACTTGCTTATTTGGATGTCAGGTATGAGAATGAACCATGAAGTTCAAATGTTACTAAAAATCCCCGGTGGGTACAGATGTCTTAAGACCTGTGCCTCATTGTTAGAAGGATGGAGCACATGTCCTTAGCTTGTTGAATGCCTCTAAGTGTTCTCTGAACATTTTGGTCTGAATTCCATCCTATCTCTCACCAGAACAGGCTACCATGGCTGGTAAGAGAAATAGGTAACCATCAGGTTGTGTGTACGTGTGAGCTTGGCTGCATTTGTTGTAGACTCCCGGATTGAACTGATAGGACACATCATTCTAGGGAAGAATTTGACAATATCCTGTAACTTGCAGAACATGACATGAATGAAAGCAGCCCCTTGAAGTTTGAGATTCCATGCTCAGTTTTTGCTGCCTTCGACTGCTATTGAGCCAAACTCCTTCATGTGCTAGGCTTCCTATATTTGCTGTGCTATTTTAATGGAGAATCATTTTGCAGGTGTATGTGATGTTTTCATATTAATGCTGCTGCTGTGCTTCTTGAGTTTCCTATCATAGGATTTGAGCTTTGCCTGCCTCTCAGGTTGTGTTCCTTCCTATACCTGTTTACTTGTGTGCCAATGTACCCAAACAGAACATGACTCATCCTTAATACAAATCTGGGTTTCCAGGACCAAGAATGCTTTTAGGGGCCATCCTTTTTCCCACTGCTGGGCAAAGAATCTCATGCGACTTGACATTGTAATGGGACTGAAAGagatcttgaaaaacaaaatggcaacAACAACTGAAGGATGGAGGACAATTGAAGTTAGAAACTGAGGAGACTTTAGTTCTGGGTGTTTCTGAGACCTGATACTCTCCCACATGGAAAGTGAAGACTTGGTCAGGATTGAGGTTGTTGCTGAAAATAGCTTCTAGTGAGGGCATAGGGTCTTTAGTGTCTTCCATACTGATCTCTGACCACTACTATTAGCAGGTGTATGATTTGCTGCATGGTAGGAGTCAATTGCAGCTCCTGGACATGGCTCATTCAGACCAGCTTGGCATAAAATGGTTTGAACATTATCAGAATGGAAAGGACCTTGTCACCCGAATTTATGTAGGTGATTTCATTTGCAACAAGCAATGATCTTGTAATGTTGGAGCAATGTTGGCCAGTGAACTTGGCCGATTGGGGAGGCCAAATCATCTGTAATATCCAGCAGGTCGAAAGGGTTTGCAGGATGGCAATCATAAAAGAAGTCTCCTTCTGCCAAGGTAGCAAGAGCCAGTAGTGCATTAGATGTTCCCTTCCATGAAAGAGAATGTCCCAATTACAGTGGAGCATAGTGAAGACTGAAGAGGTTCCTTGGTCTGCTGGAGCTCAGGTTTTGAATTGCCCTTAAAGAAGCCATGGTTGGAAGTGgctatgtggctcaaagtgttagagtgctagctttgagcaaaaacagctcagggacagtgcccaggccttgggtaCAAGTCCTATGACCAAAAGAGGCTTGGTCAGTACTGGTCTACatctattggggggggggagggtgtgaatAAACACACAACTCAGCACAGAACGGCCACCTGGTGGGGATCAGAGAGCTTGGATCTAGGTCAGGATAGGCAGACTAACTTCCCTACCAGGGTCCACAAGCCACTGCCAACCTTCCTTGTGGTTGCTTCCATCTGAAACCCAAAACATGCTTAAGCCCAAGCGTGAGGGGAACATCTCTGCCTTTTTacctagcttcttttcttttcctcctgctaTCTGTACTCTCATGTTTGGGGATAGAGATAAACTAGGGAAGAGATTACTGGTTAAACAGGGGAGCCAAGGCAGTGCAGCTTACTTGTGTCCTCTGATCATGCTCTTGCAAAATTCTCATACAATTGATAGTTGCTGAGAGTTTCCAATCTCATACACTGGTGTGGCTGACAGAGCCCGGGGAATATCTTATAGCTGTGTGGTCACTTGAGGCTTCATGCTTAAGCGCTTCCCCTCTACCAGGGTCCGGCTGTGCTAGGGTGATTTTCACAAAAGTTTATTGAACACTTAGTCATGTGGTACATCTCAGGAACTGTGTTCtgtctttggtgtttttttttttccaaatgggaCATTTCATAGTGACCTATACCatacttcccccaccccccccccccccgtagagACTGATAGGTGGTCAAACCTTGATATCTCAcaggatctttttttttgcttcacaGTGGTTTAATATGAGCAGAGTTGAATATGACATTGTCTGACAGAAGAACAAACAGTTTGCTGAATAAAAGCCCCAAGTCAGGATATATACTTAGCAGAGATGGGGCCTTAGATTCTCAGCACTTGTGCACAATGAagagaagacattttttttcagtctatAACAGAGGATACAAATCAAAAAGGCAGCAACAACACCAACACTGGAAACACTGGAAAGGGAGCAGCGCCTCTCTCTAGTGGCTGCTCAGCCTCTGGCACAGGCTCAGCAACTGGAGAGATGTTCTGTTGTCTCATGGAACCTCAACATTTAGATGGGTTCCAAATCCTACATTAAAACCCAATCCTAATCTCTCTGATCAGGGTCATATCAGAATTGGCAACCCTTTCCCCTCCAGAAACTACTCCAATACTTCCATGATGGGGATCTAAGCAAAGAGCTCCAACTTTCACGTGGCACCAAAAGTTTACTTGCTCTTATATCACCACTTTGGATAGCATGCCCAGCAAACAAACCACTACCTCCCAAACAAAAGTTCAAGAGAGCTGCCAGACTCAACAAGCTGCTTTAGCCTCTGTAAAATTTAGGAAATCCATACCCAGGTGCTAGCCTGAGTTCAGGTTCTGGGGACAAGGCTGGAGTTCCATAGGAAACAAGTGCAGGTAGTTCAATAACCCTGTGACCAAGCTGGCGAAGGCAGCTAATGACTCTTGCCCCTGAGCCCCATTCAACAGCTCAAAAGTGCTTAGAAGAAATCAAGAGACTGTGTGGTTTGTTTGTGTGCTTCTGCCCTTGGGAGAGCACtaaagggatggaggaagggagaatgacAGGAGGAAAGAGGTGAAGTCCTTCCCTACCACCCAGAGGAACCTAGAACATGATCTGCTTTCACCATCCATGAGATCTCCTGACAGTGGTGTTATCTCCACTCCTCAACCCACCAAACCCACAAAGCTAACCCCTAAAGTAGAAAGGGCTTGGAAAGGAAGAACAGTTGGCCCATACTTACTCACCTGCTGGTGAGGAAAACTAGGCAGCCAGAGTAGGGAGCCACAAAAGGAGAGGGGCTAGGTAATAGGCGCTCCCCTACTGCCCTATGGCTTTCTTCTGACTCTGTAGCAGCCATGATGAGGGGCCCAGGAAACCCACACACCTTGCCCTACACAACAGACTACTTAAATTCTAGGATTACTGCCATGGAAAAGCAAcatgggagaaagggaaagcagCAAAATAAACTTGTGAGAACTGGGAGCAGGCCTAAAGGAAACAAGGAGAGCTTTGGGGTCTCTACCACCTtctcaaaaaggaaaatgttCATGCAGGTAGGAAAGGcagggggtttttgtttttgtttttgttttgtttttccctgctCAGCTGTCCTGGTTAAAcctaaaagtaagaaaaataatcccCTGGACTTGCAGCATCAGTATGTATACAAGTGCTTTCCAGcaaagtccccctccccccaaggttAGCCAACTGGCATGGGTGAATGCCCCCAAAATTGCCTTCCAGTCCAACTCCCTACCCACCCCCCAATCCCAAGCAAACAGCATCTGCCTGTGGTTTTCCACGTCTCCTCCGAGAAGAAAATCCAAGCAGAGTGCCCACACAGTGTAGTCAGGTACCAAGGGTCACAATGCCAAACAGTCTATCAGGCCAGGGGATGGATAGCCAACTTCagatcaaagagagagagagagaggcttagtGTAAAAACCAATGTCATTTCAGCAGGAAAGTAGAGGGCAAGTGGTGAGAGGGGCTCCTACTGGCGCACCTTCCCAGGGACGTAGTTCCTGTCAATTGCCTCCTCCTGCAGGAACATGTGTAGGCAGCGTTCATTCTGAGCCAGTGGGTGCCCAGCAATTCTATTAATAAACTGTTCAAGGCCCTGCCTCCTTTCTTCAATGAATGACTCCTCAAAGATCCCTTCATCTCCTCTGAAAGGAAGCTGTGGCTTCAAGGCTTTCCCAGGCAGTGGTGGTACTACAGTCTTACCATCTCGCTCCAGTTCATTTTTCAGCCACTCAAAGTCACTGTAGCGCCGCCGTACACAGGACTCTTTCAGTTTGAAGATAGGTAGATTTGTCCGTATGCGAACCTCATAGGTGGAGAAGCGCGCGCGGCCCACGCCCACTGTCTGTGGATTAAAGATATCGATCTCCAGGAAGTTACTTGGAGGCCCGTAAGCATCGGTCAGGTCCTGCGGCTTCGAGTTAAGGCGCCGAGTGTCAGCTACTGCTGTGTCCGACATCTTTCCGAAGGAGAGACCCAGACCcgggaaaggggggagaggggggacagAGGCCAGAGGCAAGAGCGCGCACGGCCCCTCCCGCttgcaaaataaccagccaacCCACTCATCTCACAGGATCTTTAGAGCTGAAATCATTGCTCTGCATTGAGCTCACATTGTTATATATCTGCATCTACACTACTACTAGAAAGAATGACCTTAGGTAAGGACGTCTGAGGATATACCTAGAAGCAAAGCAAAACTGAAGACTATCTGCACATGATCTTGCAGCAGCGGGGTTGAATACCATGTCATTCCTTGAGCAGGGATCTGGGTGATCTCTGGAAGTACTACAGAGCAGTATCAGGAGTTGCTCAGTTGCTGTCCTTGCCATCCTAGCTCTCTGTGGTTTCCTCACTTGCTGATCTTAATATCTGGTCCCTTCCCTTTCTACATCTAGCATTTATAACTGAGTCTACCAGTGTTAAGCAATGCCAGTAGTGACAGAACCATCACAAATGCTGGCTGTGAATATCTACtgactttcttctgctcttcttttaCAGGGAAGAAAATCTAAATAGGGAGGTGTTTTTCCTAGAGTGTTAGGGTAAGGTtactttttagaacattttcttcaGATTGAATAGACTACCATTTCTAAATCTATATTACTAATCTTGATGGTCTGTAAAAAATAGATACATTCTGGTTTAAAGTATGGAGAATGTGACGAATCCTTGGCTCATAGCTGACATGACCACCAAGGGTTAGAATCAATTAACTTGGGAAGATTTACAAGACAAGATTGGGTCTAACCTCAAAGCAAAATAGCAAGCTCCGAACATAGAGCCAAACAGACATGTGTACCCACCCCTACAGGAGATTTGGAGACTCTAAGCAAAATACAAATTTTactgtgtttatttctttttttcagagcAAATAGCCAAATGGTTACTCTTCTCGTTTACCATCTTCAAGAATTAGACATTTAGAGAGGGAAAAGATTCTTTAAATGATGTGTGATATACTTGGACTGACTAGACTATTTCATGATCAGACTTAAATTTTCTGGTGGTGATTCATCCATAAATCTTGGGTCTTTCATTAGCTCccattttccctttgtctctgggCCTACAGTTGTTCAGAGGCTTATAGTTGTACCAGATCATGAGATTGCTTCTGGCATTTGTTTATAAAGTAACATCACTTTGGGGTATTGTCCTCAAGTAATTAGAGGGCATGGCTTCGTGTAGTTGGATTTGTTCTTGCTCTCCATTGGTTTGGAATGAAATACTTGCCGTTGTCATTAGCTACCTTAGCTGTGTTGTCCTGTTACATGGTAAATTTTCTGAAGGGGATGCAATATATAACACTGTAATCCCAGATTCTGGGAAGGAAGAAATTGGGAGTTTGCATATCATGGAAAAGATCAAGTGGTCCTTGCCATGAAACCTATGTATGAGATATAAGTAGGAGGATCcaagcccagcccccacccccaaaaggaaACGTTctaaaggtgtggttcaaggggaACAGGGCTACTTAGCAAGCAAAATACCCTGCATTCAGAATCCCTTTAGTACCAAATTAAAATGGAATTACTTCATAACTTGTATGAAAATAGGGGAAATTGAACAACCATTTGATTCATCTTATTAGCATACATAAATTATAGAAGGTTTCATCATGATATTTCCATAGTTGCCCACAGCGTACTCTGCACAACCTTAACCCCCTGCCCTTCTGCCCTCTTTTGTGAAAGTGTTTGCTGGTTTCACTACGCTATCTTGATATACACCACACTTTGATCTTGTTTATGCCTCAGAACtgctcttttctcttcccctggTCAGTCTCCTTCTTAAGTTCATGGTtatcattttagatctagcttctacatatgagtaaAACAATGAGTCACTGGTACTAGGCTAATTTCTTAATTGTGTATATCTGCCACATTTTCTCTACATTTTGGCTCATTCCATAGTTGACCTTTGTGAGcagtgttgtaatttttttttaaaaaaaagggtaCGTAGGCATCACTTAAGTATTTCTCACCCTCCTCTAGATACAGGCCCAAAAGTGGTGTGATAGAGTCATAAAACGTATCTATTAGTTTTCAGATGAATCTCTACTGATTTTTGAATTAATTCACATTTCTACCAAAATATGTATAAGGGTTCCTTCATGTCCCGTCTTTGCCgacatttgttgtttttctataGTCATCCTGGCTAGGACGAAATGGAATATCACATTTGTCCATGCATTTCCTTTCAGGATGTtgtatatttctagttcttttGAAAATTGTTCAGTGCATGTGTTCACTTATCAATTGGAGAGTtggttcttttggtgtttaatttgagCTCTTTATATACTTGGATACTAAATCTTTTTCTGAAGAGCTAAGAAACATCAGTACTATTCCTTTGGTTGtctttttttggttattgtttctTCATGGAGAAGCTTTTAAATTTGATTAGTTAGTTCTTGTTCTTACTTGATAGGCCATTTGAAGACTTCAGAAAAGAATTGCCTGTGCGTATAGTTTCAAGCATCTTTTTTATCTTCCTATATTAGCTTTAAAATTTTCAGGTCTAACATTAAGATCTTTGACCAATTTAGAAACTTTCTTATTGAGAGGTAGGGATCAAGTTTGTGTTCTGCAT is part of the Perognathus longimembris pacificus isolate PPM17 chromosome 16, ASM2315922v1, whole genome shotgun sequence genome and encodes:
- the LOC125364674 gene encoding sorting nexin-12-like gives rise to the protein MSDTAVADTRRLNSKPQDLTDAYGPPSNFLEIDIFNPQTVGVGRARFSTYEVRIRTNLPIFKLKESCVRRRYSDFEWLKNELERDGKTVVPPLPGKALKPQLPFRGDEGIFEESFIEERRQGLEQFINRIAGHPLAQNERCLHMFLQEEAIDRNYVPGKVRQ